From the Pseudomonas sp. SORT22 genome, one window contains:
- a CDS encoding LysR family transcriptional regulator, with product MSKRLVPSMAALQCFEAAARHLSFTRAAEELHLTQSAVSKQVAQLEEMLRHHLFLRIRRRLQLTPAGALYLAEVNKILTQVDMSSRYIMSYGEQTEVLKVATQPSFGVRWLIPHLKGFGKQHPNIHLDIRNEMEPFALLQATADVVFFFGQGTWPGATCIELFGEEVLPVCAPELLQGRTLKDASELAELVLLQSTSRPEAWHEWFLEQGLHSAHSYHGPRFDTFYMSLSAAQSGCGVALVPRYLVAQELAEGKLVVPWQHSMRSNGAHFLAFSEHAAEVPKVRALVDWIRAELAGQDR from the coding sequence ATGTCCAAACGTCTGGTGCCATCGATGGCCGCCCTGCAGTGTTTCGAGGCTGCCGCCCGGCACCTGAGCTTCACCCGCGCCGCCGAGGAGCTGCACCTGACCCAGAGCGCAGTGAGCAAGCAGGTGGCCCAGCTTGAAGAGATGCTCCGCCATCATTTGTTTCTGCGCATCCGCCGGCGCCTGCAGCTGACACCAGCAGGCGCGCTGTACCTGGCCGAGGTCAACAAGATTCTCACCCAGGTCGATATGTCCAGCCGTTACATCATGTCCTACGGCGAGCAGACCGAAGTCCTCAAGGTAGCCACTCAGCCGAGCTTTGGCGTGCGCTGGCTGATTCCGCACCTCAAGGGCTTCGGCAAGCAGCACCCGAACATCCACCTCGACATCCGCAACGAAATGGAACCCTTCGCCCTGTTGCAGGCGACCGCCGACGTGGTGTTCTTCTTTGGCCAGGGCACCTGGCCTGGCGCGACCTGCATCGAGCTGTTCGGTGAAGAAGTGCTGCCGGTGTGTGCGCCAGAGCTGTTGCAGGGGCGCACACTCAAGGACGCCAGCGAACTGGCCGAACTGGTGCTGCTGCAAAGCACCTCGCGCCCGGAGGCCTGGCATGAGTGGTTCCTGGAGCAAGGCCTGCACTCGGCCCACAGCTATCACGGGCCGCGCTTCGACACCTTCTATATGAGCCTGAGCGCTGCCCAGTCCGGCTGCGGCGTGGCCCTGGTACCGCGCTACCTGGTGGCCCAGGAGCTGGCCGAGGGCAAACTGGTGGTGCCCTGGCAGCACAGCATGCGCAGCAATGGCGCGCATTTCCTGGCGTTTTCCGAGCATGCCGCCGAGGTGCCGAAGGTGCGCGCCTTGGTCGACTGGATTCGCGCTGAGCTGGCTGGGCAAGATCGATAA
- a CDS encoding LysR substrate-binding domain-containing protein: MSRRLPPLYALRAFEAAARHSSFTRAADELSITQSAVSRHIRTLEEHFACRLFVRNGRSLQLSEAARLLLPGVREGFAALERACNTLRSEDDILRMKAPSTLTMRWLLARLSRFRHLQPGNEVQLTSAWMDVDHVDFNHEPFDCAVLLSDGHFPPDWEVKRLFSELLIPVGAPELLKEGQWDERRLAGVELLHPTPDKRDWRSWLARMDLTDKVSLKGGQVFDTLELGMIAAARGYGVSMGDLLMVAEDVAQGRLSLPWPTAVASGLDYYLVWPRTRPGGERLRRLSDFLQGEADSMDLPKVQILGTSAAIGAS, translated from the coding sequence ATGTCTCGCCGTTTACCGCCTCTGTATGCACTGCGGGCCTTCGAAGCGGCGGCCCGGCATAGCTCGTTCACCCGCGCCGCAGATGAGTTATCGATAACCCAGAGTGCCGTCAGCCGGCACATCCGCACCCTTGAAGAGCACTTTGCCTGCCGTTTGTTCGTGCGCAATGGCCGCAGCTTGCAACTGAGCGAAGCGGCGCGTTTGCTGTTGCCAGGGGTGCGCGAAGGCTTTGCCGCGCTGGAGCGGGCCTGCAACACCCTGCGCAGTGAAGACGACATCCTGCGCATGAAAGCCCCTTCGACCCTGACCATGCGCTGGCTGCTGGCGCGCCTCAGTCGCTTTCGCCACCTGCAGCCGGGCAACGAAGTGCAACTGACCAGCGCCTGGATGGATGTCGATCATGTCGATTTCAACCATGAGCCTTTCGACTGCGCGGTATTGCTCAGCGACGGTCACTTTCCGCCGGACTGGGAGGTCAAGCGGCTGTTTTCCGAGCTGCTGATCCCGGTAGGCGCGCCCGAGCTGCTCAAGGAAGGGCAGTGGGACGAGCGGCGCCTGGCCGGTGTCGAGCTGCTGCATCCAACCCCCGACAAGCGCGACTGGCGCAGCTGGCTGGCGCGCATGGACCTCACCGACAAGGTGTCGCTCAAGGGCGGCCAGGTATTCGATACCCTGGAGCTGGGCATGATCGCCGCCGCTCGCGGTTATGGAGTGTCCATGGGCGACCTGCTGATGGTTGCCGAAGACGTCGCCCAGGGCCGCCTGAGCCTGCCGTGGCCGACAGCGGTTGCCAGCGGCCTGGATTACTACCTGGTCTGGCCGCGAACCCGCCCCGGTGGCGAGCGGCTGCGGCGTCTGAGCGACTTCCTGCAGGGCGAGGCGGATTCGATGGACCTGCCCAAGGTTCAAATTCTGGGGACATCAGCGGCAATCGGAGCGAGTTGA
- a CDS encoding VOC family protein — MPAQDFVSPDSIRAQFSAAMSLMYKQEVPLYGTLLSLVSEINQQVMAEQPEVAQALRWTGEIERLDQERHGAIRVGTAEELTTIGRLFAVMGMQPVGYYDLSCAGVPVHSTAFRAVHEQALHISPFRVFTSLLRLELIDNPALRELAREILARRQIFTPRALQLIEQFERAGGLNADDAQAFVDEALHTFRWHRDATVTAEQYQQLHDQHRLIADVVAFKGPHINHLTPRTLDIDAIQLGMPAKGIPPKAVIEGPPPRRCPILLRQTSFKALQEKVAFTDQNGEGSGSHTARFGEIEQRGAALTPKGRELYDQLLDGARAALGGVPAEANAERYMSLLSDSFKAFPDDLAQMREQGLAYFRYFATERGLAARGDAQRPTSLQALIDAGHIHFEALVYEDFLPVSAAGIFQSNLGDDAQSEYGSNANRDAFEQALGKPVQDELALYAESERRSLMACAQALDMPGL; from the coding sequence ATGCCCGCTCAAGATTTCGTCAGCCCGGACAGCATTCGCGCGCAGTTCTCGGCCGCCATGTCGCTCATGTACAAGCAAGAAGTGCCGCTGTACGGCACGCTGCTGTCGCTGGTGAGCGAAATCAATCAGCAGGTGATGGCTGAACAACCCGAAGTTGCCCAGGCCCTGCGCTGGACCGGCGAAATCGAGCGCCTCGATCAGGAACGCCACGGCGCCATTCGCGTCGGAACCGCCGAAGAGCTGACGACCATCGGCCGCCTGTTCGCGGTAATGGGCATGCAGCCGGTGGGCTACTACGACTTGAGCTGCGCCGGTGTACCGGTGCATTCCACCGCCTTTCGCGCCGTGCACGAGCAAGCGCTGCACATCAGCCCGTTCCGGGTCTTCACCTCCTTGCTGCGCCTGGAACTGATCGACAACCCGGCGCTGCGTGAACTGGCGCGCGAGATTCTTGCCCGGCGGCAGATCTTCACTCCGCGCGCGCTGCAACTGATCGAACAGTTCGAGCGTGCTGGCGGCCTGAATGCCGACGATGCCCAGGCGTTTGTCGACGAAGCCCTGCATACCTTCCGCTGGCACCGGGACGCCACGGTGACCGCCGAGCAGTACCAGCAACTGCACGACCAGCACCGCCTGATTGCCGATGTGGTGGCCTTCAAGGGCCCGCACATCAATCACCTGACCCCACGCACCCTGGACATCGATGCCATTCAGCTGGGCATGCCGGCCAAGGGCATTCCGCCCAAAGCCGTGATCGAAGGGCCGCCACCGCGCCGCTGCCCGATACTGCTGCGTCAAACCAGCTTCAAGGCGCTGCAGGAAAAGGTCGCGTTCACCGATCAGAACGGGGAAGGCAGCGGCAGCCATACCGCGCGCTTTGGCGAGATCGAACAACGGGGTGCGGCGTTGACGCCCAAAGGCCGCGAGCTTTACGACCAACTGCTCGATGGCGCCCGCGCGGCGCTAGGTGGTGTGCCGGCCGAGGCCAATGCCGAGCGCTACATGAGCCTGCTCAGCGACAGCTTCAAGGCCTTCCCCGATGACCTGGCGCAGATGCGCGAGCAGGGGCTGGCGTACTTCCGCTACTTTGCCACCGAGCGTGGCCTGGCAGCCCGCGGCGATGCTCAGCGGCCGACGTCACTGCAGGCGTTGATCGATGCCGGGCATATCCACTTTGAGGCCCTGGTGTACGAGGACTTTCTGCCGGTCAGTGCGGCGGGAATCTTCCAGTCGAATCTGGGTGATGATGCGCAGAGCGAGTACGGCAGCAACGCCAACCGCGACGCCTTCGAACAGGCGCTGGGCAAGCCGGTGCAGGATGAGTTGGCGTTGTATGCCGAAAGTGAGCGGCGCTCGCTGATGGCCTGTGCGCAGGCGCTGGATATGCCTGGGCTTTGA
- the rep gene encoding DNA helicase Rep has translation MSRLNPRQQEAVNYVGGPLLVLAGAGSGKTSVITRKIAHLIQNCGIRAQYIVAMTFTNKAAREMKERVGTLLRKGEGRGLTVSTFHNLGLNIIRKEHERLGFKPGFSIFDETDVKALMTDIMQKEYSGDDGVDEIKNMIGAWKNDLILPPEALENARNPKEQTAAVVYAHYQRTLRAFNAVDFDDLILLPVKLFQDNPDVLEKWQNKVRYLLVDEYQDTNASQYLLVKMLIGTRNQFTVVGDDDQSIYAWRGARPENLMLLKDDYPSLKVVMLEQNYRSTSRILRCANVLISNNPHAFEKQLWSEMGHGDEIRVIRCKNEEAEAERVAMEILSLHLRTDRPYSDFAILYRGNYQAKLIELKLQHHQVPYRLSGGNSFFGRQEVKDLMAYFRLLVNPDDDNAYLRVINVPRREIGSTTLEKLGNYATERKVSMYAASEELGLGEHLDSRYTDRLQRFKRWMDKVREQVALEDPIAALRSMIMDIDYENWIRTNSSSDKAADFRMSNVWFLIEALKNTLEKDEDGGMTIEEAIGKLVLRDMLERQQEEEDGAEGVQMMTLHASKGLEFPYVFIMGMEEEILPHRSSIEADTIEEERRLAYVGITRARQTLAFTFAAKRKQYGEIIDCSPSRFLDELPDDDLAWEGLDDAPTEVKAARGNNALADIRAMLKR, from the coding sequence ATGTCCCGACTCAACCCCCGGCAACAAGAAGCCGTGAACTACGTCGGCGGCCCTCTTTTGGTGCTCGCCGGTGCAGGCTCCGGCAAAACCAGCGTGATCACCCGCAAGATCGCGCACTTGATCCAGAACTGTGGCATCCGTGCCCAGTACATCGTGGCCATGACCTTCACCAACAAGGCCGCGCGGGAGATGAAAGAGCGGGTCGGCACCCTGCTGCGCAAGGGCGAAGGCCGCGGCCTGACCGTGTCGACCTTCCACAACCTGGGCCTGAACATCATCCGCAAGGAGCATGAACGGCTGGGCTTCAAACCGGGCTTCTCGATTTTCGACGAGACCGATGTCAAAGCCCTGATGACCGACATCATGCAGAAGGAATACTCGGGCGACGACGGTGTCGACGAGATCAAGAACATGATCGGCGCCTGGAAGAACGACCTGATCCTGCCGCCCGAAGCCCTGGAAAACGCCCGCAACCCCAAGGAGCAGACCGCCGCGGTGGTCTATGCGCACTATCAGCGCACCCTGCGGGCGTTCAACGCGGTGGACTTCGACGACCTGATCCTGCTGCCGGTCAAGCTGTTCCAGGACAACCCCGATGTCCTCGAAAAGTGGCAGAACAAGGTCCGTTACCTGCTGGTCGACGAATACCAGGACACCAACGCCAGCCAGTACCTGCTGGTGAAGATGCTGATCGGCACGCGCAACCAGTTCACCGTGGTTGGCGACGACGACCAGTCGATCTACGCCTGGCGCGGCGCCCGGCCCGAGAACCTGATGCTGCTCAAGGACGACTACCCGTCGCTGAAAGTGGTGATGCTCGAGCAGAACTACCGCTCCACCAGCCGCATTTTGCGCTGCGCCAACGTGCTCATCTCGAACAACCCGCATGCCTTCGAAAAGCAGCTGTGGAGCGAGATGGGCCACGGCGACGAGATCCGCGTGATCCGCTGCAAGAACGAGGAAGCCGAGGCCGAACGGGTAGCCATGGAAATCCTCAGCCTGCACCTGCGCACCGACCGGCCCTACAGTGACTTCGCCATTCTTTACCGGGGCAACTACCAGGCCAAGCTGATCGAGCTGAAGCTGCAGCACCACCAGGTGCCGTATCGCCTGTCCGGCGGCAACAGCTTCTTCGGACGCCAGGAAGTTAAAGACCTGATGGCCTACTTCCGCCTGCTGGTAAATCCGGACGATGACAACGCCTACCTGCGGGTGATCAACGTACCGCGCCGGGAAATCGGCTCGACCACCCTGGAAAAACTCGGCAACTACGCCACCGAGCGCAAGGTTTCGATGTATGCCGCCAGCGAGGAGCTGGGCCTTGGCGAGCACCTGGACAGCCGTTATACCGACCGCCTGCAGCGCTTCAAGCGCTGGATGGACAAGGTCCGCGAACAGGTTGCCCTGGAAGACCCGATCGCTGCCCTGCGCAGCATGATCATGGACATCGACTACGAAAACTGGATTCGCACCAACAGCTCCAGCGACAAGGCTGCGGATTTTCGCATGAGCAACGTCTGGTTCCTGATCGAGGCGTTGAAAAACACCCTCGAGAAAGACGAAGACGGCGGCATGACCATCGAAGAGGCCATCGGCAAGCTGGTTTTGCGCGACATGCTCGAGCGCCAGCAGGAAGAGGAAGACGGTGCCGAAGGCGTGCAGATGATGACCCTGCACGCCTCCAAGGGCCTGGAATTCCCCTACGTGTTCATCATGGGCATGGAGGAGGAAATCCTCCCGCACCGTTCCAGCATCGAAGCCGACACCATCGAAGAAGAACGGCGCCTGGCCTACGTCGGGATTACCCGCGCACGTCAGACCCTGGCCTTCACCTTTGCTGCCAAGCGCAAGCAGTACGGCGAAATCATCGATTGCTCGCCGAGCCGCTTCCTGGACGAGTTGCCCGACGACGACCTGGCCTGGGAGGGCCTGGACGACGCGCCAACCGAAGTGAAGGCCGCTCGCGGCAACAACGCACTGGCCGATATCCGTGCCATGCTCAAACGTTAG
- a CDS encoding NorM family multidrug efflux MATE transporter, whose protein sequence is MQAAPTQELKALLRLAGPLIASQLAHMLMVLTDTLMMARISPQALAGGGLGAASYSFVSIFCLGVIAAVGTLVAIRKGAGDIAGATRLTQAGLWLAWVMALVAALALWNLEPVLLLLGQSPNNVEAAAQFLLLLPFALPGYLSFMALRGFTSAIGRSTPVMVISLIGTVANFLLNYALIEGMFGLPKLGLVGIGLVTAIVANCMAVAMALYIRWHPAYAPYPIRQGLSRPSWPALRELWRLGLPIGGTYTVEVGLFAFAALCMGVLGSTELAAHQIALQIVSTAFMIPAGLSYAVTMRVGLYYGADNLLGARHAGRVGIGFGAAMMLMFAILFWLLPDPLVGLFLDHGDPAFADIIQLAVSLLMVAAWFELFDGVQTIAMGSIRGLKDAKTTFLVGLFCYWVIGAPAAWLLAFNLGLGAVGVWWGLALGLACAAVSLTLAFEWRMKRLLGSAAGVNKVTASVV, encoded by the coding sequence ATGCAGGCTGCGCCTACCCAAGAACTCAAGGCTTTGCTGCGCCTGGCCGGGCCGCTGATTGCCTCGCAGTTGGCGCACATGCTGATGGTGCTCACCGACACTCTGATGATGGCCCGCATCAGCCCGCAGGCCCTGGCCGGTGGCGGCCTGGGCGCGGCGAGCTATTCGTTCGTGTCGATCTTTTGCCTGGGCGTGATCGCCGCCGTCGGCACCCTGGTGGCGATTCGCAAGGGTGCTGGCGACATCGCCGGCGCCACCCGCCTGACCCAGGCCGGGTTGTGGCTGGCCTGGGTCATGGCCCTGGTGGCGGCTTTGGCGCTGTGGAACCTGGAGCCGGTACTGCTATTGCTCGGCCAGAGCCCGAACAACGTCGAGGCGGCCGCGCAGTTCCTGCTGCTGCTGCCCTTCGCCCTGCCCGGCTACCTGAGTTTCATGGCCCTGCGCGGCTTTACCAGCGCCATTGGCCGCTCGACGCCGGTGATGGTCATCAGCCTGATCGGCACGGTGGCCAACTTCCTGCTCAACTATGCGCTGATCGAAGGCATGTTCGGCCTGCCGAAGCTGGGCCTGGTGGGCATCGGCCTGGTGACCGCAATCGTTGCCAACTGCATGGCCGTGGCCATGGCGCTGTATATCCGCTGGCACCCGGCCTATGCACCCTACCCGATTCGCCAGGGCCTGAGCCGCCCGTCGTGGCCAGCCCTGCGTGAGCTGTGGCGCCTGGGCCTGCCGATTGGCGGCACCTACACCGTCGAGGTCGGCCTGTTCGCCTTCGCCGCGCTGTGCATGGGCGTGCTCGGCAGCACCGAGCTTGCCGCGCACCAGATCGCCCTGCAGATCGTCTCTACCGCATTCATGATTCCGGCCGGCCTGTCGTACGCCGTGACCATGCGTGTAGGGCTCTATTACGGCGCCGACAACCTGTTGGGGGCACGGCATGCCGGCCGCGTGGGTATCGGTTTTGGCGCGGCGATGATGCTGATGTTCGCCATCCTCTTCTGGCTGCTGCCAGACCCGCTGGTGGGGCTGTTCCTCGACCACGGTGACCCGGCCTTTGCCGACATCATCCAGCTGGCGGTAAGCCTGTTGATGGTCGCCGCCTGGTTCGAGCTGTTCGACGGCGTGCAGACCATTGCCATGGGCTCGATCCGAGGCCTCAAGGATGCCAAGACCACCTTCCTGGTCGGGCTGTTCTGTTACTGGGTGATCGGTGCACCGGCGGCCTGGCTGCTGGCCTTCAACCTCGGCCTGGGCGCGGTAGGCGTGTGGTGGGGGCTGGCGCTGGGCCTGGCGTGTGCGGCGGTGAGCCTGACCCTGGCATTCGAATGGCGGATGAAGCGCTTGCTGGGCAGTGCCGCTGGGGTGAACAAGGTGACTGCTTCAGTGGTTTGA
- a CDS encoding bifunctional diguanylate cyclase/phosphodiesterase: MSTPVEPLRLLLLADEPEWAIVLRECLLPMAGQAVLLTAPNWEAVDSLFANDRNALVLATPQLQPAPGRCVLPMVLLLEHEPQVPPPGVSDWLIRDQLTSNILRRSLRHVRERGVLEATLQRLAEQDPLTGIANRQGFQTLLAARLADNEGRGVALGHLDLDNFRHANDALGHQAGDRLILQVVGRLKSQLEAGDQVARLGSDEFALLIDTRREPQRAEWMAERITEALAEPYWIDGESLLLGCSLGVAHARAQGGADPLMWHAHIAMQQAKSTQGCTFHVFNERINRNARSLADLESELRRALRRDELELHYQPRLNLADGRIVGLEALVRWRHAERGLLPPSEFVPLAEQSGLIVPLGYWVISRALRDMQALREQGLAPLHMAVNLSFRQFQDSQLLATLSRLIIEHGVDARWLEFELTETAVMRRNDLVKQTMDALGRLGVRFSLDDFGTGFSSFVHLNSLPITLLKVDRSFVGGMEQREENRKLVHAMINLAHNLNLEVVAEGVETPEQMDLLRSFDCDQVQGFLISRPLPIDELMEYLLRGPAQQAASRVM; the protein is encoded by the coding sequence TTGTCTACGCCCGTCGAACCCTTGCGTTTGCTCCTGCTGGCCGATGAGCCGGAATGGGCCATTGTGTTGCGCGAGTGTCTGCTGCCGATGGCGGGCCAGGCGGTATTGCTGACCGCTCCGAACTGGGAGGCGGTCGACAGCCTGTTTGCCAATGACCGCAATGCGCTGGTGCTGGCGACCCCGCAACTGCAGCCGGCGCCCGGGCGTTGCGTGCTGCCGATGGTGCTGCTGCTCGAGCATGAACCGCAGGTGCCGCCGCCGGGTGTCAGCGACTGGCTGATTCGTGACCAGCTGACCAGCAATATCCTGCGCCGCAGCCTGCGCCACGTCCGCGAGCGCGGCGTCCTCGAAGCGACCCTGCAACGCCTGGCCGAACAGGACCCGCTGACGGGCATCGCCAACCGCCAGGGTTTCCAGACCCTGCTGGCTGCGCGCCTGGCCGACAACGAAGGGCGCGGCGTCGCCCTCGGGCACCTGGACCTGGACAACTTTCGCCATGCCAACGACGCCCTCGGCCACCAGGCCGGCGACCGGTTGATCCTGCAGGTGGTGGGCCGGCTGAAGAGCCAGCTTGAAGCCGGCGACCAGGTTGCACGTCTGGGCAGCGACGAATTCGCCCTGTTGATCGATACCCGCCGCGAGCCGCAGCGCGCCGAATGGATGGCCGAACGCATCACCGAAGCCCTGGCCGAACCTTACTGGATCGACGGCGAAAGCCTGTTGCTCGGCTGCAGCCTGGGGGTTGCCCACGCCCGCGCCCAGGGTGGCGCCGACCCGCTGATGTGGCATGCGCACATCGCCATGCAGCAGGCCAAGAGCACCCAGGGCTGTACCTTTCACGTCTTCAACGAACGCATCAACCGCAACGCCCGCAGCCTTGCCGACCTGGAAAGCGAGCTGCGCCGGGCGCTGCGCCGCGACGAGCTGGAGCTGCATTACCAGCCGCGACTGAACCTGGCCGACGGGCGCATTGTCGGCCTCGAAGCCCTGGTGCGCTGGCGCCATGCCGAACGCGGGCTGCTGCCGCCCAGCGAGTTCGTACCGCTGGCCGAGCAGAGTGGGCTGATCGTGCCTTTGGGCTACTGGGTCATCTCCCGGGCCCTGCGCGACATGCAGGCGCTGCGTGAGCAGGGCCTGGCGCCGTTGCACATGGCGGTGAACCTGTCGTTTCGCCAGTTCCAGGACAGCCAGCTGTTGGCGACCCTGAGCCGGCTGATCATCGAACACGGCGTCGATGCCCGCTGGCTGGAATTCGAACTGACCGAAACCGCCGTGATGCGCCGCAATGACCTGGTCAAACAGACCATGGACGCCCTTGGGCGCCTGGGCGTGCGCTTCTCGCTGGACGATTTCGGCACCGGCTTTTCGTCGTTCGTGCACCTCAACAGCCTGCCGATCACCTTGCTCAAGGTCGATCGCAGCTTTGTCGGCGGCATGGAGCAGCGTGAAGAGAACCGCAAGCTGGTGCACGCGATGATCAACCTGGCGCACAACCTCAACCTCGAGGTGGTGGCCGAGGGCGTGGAAACCCCGGAGCAAATGGACCTGCTGCGCAGTTTCGATTGCGATCAGGTGCAGGGGTTTCTGATCAGCCGGCCATTGCCGATTGATGAGTTGATGGAGTATTTGCTGCGCGGGCCGGCGCAGCAAGCAGCATCGCGGGTCATGTAG
- a CDS encoding methyl-accepting chemotaxis protein yields MSQPRARIASQLGIALAIVLAVVITGSTLFALRSLDNANLNTRQEHLASEARLLADQLDTFHSTLRESTQRLSGLFEKRFAAGLQLHPGESVTVAGVSTPALYLGEQLLNNDFRQVDDFRQMTAGVATLFVRSGDDFIRISTSLTKQDGSRAIGTLLDRQHPAYARLLAGQAYVGRANLFERDYMTQYTPVRDGSGRVIAVLFVGFDYTDAQKAQFANLGRFRIGQTGSLALLDDKQHWLVPPAGVRADSQAAQALAGFTAGEGRFWHDGVEELFSVTVAFAGGPWTVVASMPKAEIRAVTWSVGTRLAIGSLLAMLLAVAATLWLLRRRLRPLADLLQQAQALGAGDLQARLRVSSDDEIGQLAHSFNQMGEALASMVEHIRAAAEQVSSRAQALSGMSSGACEGMEQQSGEITSMAGAVEQFSATSMNIAENMGSTERMAQDNVQQTRIGRASMDQASSSLEQIASALAGTATVIDTLGLRSEEIGGIVGVITSIAEQTNLLALNAAIEAARAGEQGRGFAVVADEVRNLASRTRQATDEISAMIGSIQQETGNAISTMEQGNRLMQEGLERNAKVAAALAQIDERSRSAGEQFAAITTATQEQSSTANVLSRNLQSIALANSEQHEVATNLAATARELEGLAGQLRQEVDRFRVGR; encoded by the coding sequence ATGTCTCAACCCCGTGCCCGGATTGCCTCGCAACTCGGTATCGCCCTTGCCATCGTGCTTGCTGTGGTGATTACCGGTAGCACCCTGTTTGCCCTGCGTTCGCTGGACAACGCCAACCTGAATACCCGCCAGGAACACCTGGCCAGTGAAGCGCGCCTGCTCGCCGATCAGCTCGACACTTTCCACAGTACCCTGCGCGAAAGCACCCAGCGCCTCAGCGGGCTGTTCGAGAAGCGCTTTGCTGCCGGTTTGCAGCTGCATCCAGGGGAGTCGGTGACGGTTGCCGGGGTTTCCACGCCCGCGCTGTACCTGGGCGAGCAACTGCTCAACAACGACTTTCGCCAGGTGGATGATTTTCGCCAGATGACCGCAGGCGTTGCCACCTTGTTCGTGCGCAGCGGCGACGACTTCATTCGCATCAGCACCTCGCTGACCAAGCAGGACGGCAGTCGCGCCATTGGCACCCTGCTGGATCGTCAGCATCCGGCCTACGCGCGCTTGCTAGCCGGTCAGGCCTACGTTGGCCGGGCCAACCTGTTCGAGCGCGACTACATGACCCAGTACACCCCGGTGCGTGACGGCAGCGGGCGGGTGATCGCGGTGCTGTTTGTCGGTTTCGACTACACCGACGCGCAGAAGGCTCAGTTTGCCAACCTCGGACGTTTTCGTATCGGCCAGACCGGTTCACTGGCCTTGCTCGACGACAAGCAGCACTGGTTGGTGCCGCCAGCAGGTGTGCGTGCGGACAGTCAGGCGGCGCAGGCGCTTGCCGGGTTCACTGCGGGCGAAGGGCGTTTCTGGCATGACGGCGTCGAAGAGCTGTTCAGCGTGACCGTGGCGTTTGCCGGCGGGCCGTGGACGGTGGTGGCAAGCATGCCGAAGGCGGAAATCCGCGCAGTGACCTGGAGCGTCGGCACGCGCCTGGCCATCGGCAGTTTGCTGGCGATGTTGCTGGCGGTCGCCGCCACCCTGTGGCTGTTGCGCCGCCGTCTGCGCCCCTTGGCTGACCTCTTGCAGCAGGCGCAGGCCCTTGGCGCCGGTGACCTGCAGGCGCGCTTGCGGGTATCGAGCGATGACGAAATCGGCCAGTTGGCGCACAGTTTCAACCAGATGGGCGAAGCCCTGGCGAGCATGGTCGAGCACATTCGCGCAGCAGCGGAGCAAGTCAGCAGCCGCGCCCAGGCCTTGTCGGGCATGTCCTCCGGGGCCTGTGAGGGCATGGAGCAGCAGTCTGGCGAAATCACCAGCATGGCCGGCGCTGTCGAGCAGTTCAGCGCCACCTCGATGAACATCGCCGAGAACATGGGCAGCACCGAACGCATGGCCCAGGACAACGTCCAGCAAACCCGCATTGGCCGTGCCTCGATGGACCAGGCGTCATCGTCCCTGGAGCAGATCGCCAGCGCCCTGGCCGGCACCGCCACGGTGATCGACACCCTGGGCCTGCGCTCCGAAGAAATTGGCGGCATCGTCGGCGTGATCACCTCGATTGCCGAGCAGACCAACCTGCTGGCCTTGAACGCTGCCATCGAAGCGGCGCGGGCCGGTGAGCAGGGCCGGGGCTTTGCCGTGGTTGCCGACGAGGTGCGCAACCTGGCCTCGCGCACCCGTCAGGCCACCGATGAAATCTCGGCGATGATCGGCAGCATCCAGCAGGAAACCGGCAATGCCATCAGCACCATGGAGCAGGGCAACCGCCTGATGCAAGAAGGCCTGGAACGCAATGCCAAGGTTGCCGCAGCGCTGGCGCAGATCGATGAGCGCAGCCGCTCGGCGGGGGAGCAGTTTGCCGCCATTACCACCGCTACCCAGGAGCAGAGCAGCACGGCGAACGTGCTCAGCCGCAACCTGCAGAGCATTGCCCTGGCCAACAGCGAGCAGCATGAGGTGGCGACTAACCTGGCGGCTACCGCGCGTGAGCTTGAGGGGTTGGCGGGGCAGTTGCGGCAGGAAGTGGACAGGTTTCGGGTTGGGCGGTGA